A genomic segment from bacterium encodes:
- a CDS encoding DUF444 family protein translates to MRIHRGRIAQYKHDQLLREYLKQNLNELIQQKELIIDGKVKTQIATLDLPTLKFGEETQFLAQGSGSGGAGGQGAGAGAGADQVQALGGLLGGDHHGKELQVELDFDEFVRLAQEVLLDDLRLPAFHDPGRAGEVEAQEQVELDDLDRIGLKADLNLEETMLQSLLRNTRERGTPDYDVDVRQDAWYFTEDPTTFQNNRSVEVYVLDISGSMRGEYLALVRKTIFILWHYLERRYPTNLRRYVVFQDVAEEKTRDEFFCIESSGGTHISTGFEKAVALLDGVTEYDKFLFMFTDGETSSGDFDLAKKRFDESLGAFDLVCYGHVNPGGRGIGGFSEFVQEAVRSRDGAMFANLVDLETIRTAMRDFLGFFDSRAARRPHAAAARRD, encoded by the coding sequence ATGCGCATTCACCGCGGGCGGATCGCCCAGTACAAGCACGACCAGCTCCTGCGGGAGTACCTCAAGCAGAATCTGAACGAGCTGATCCAGCAGAAGGAGCTGATCATCGACGGCAAGGTCAAGACGCAGATCGCCACCCTCGACCTGCCGACGTTGAAGTTCGGCGAGGAGACGCAGTTTCTCGCCCAGGGCAGCGGCTCGGGCGGGGCCGGCGGGCAGGGCGCCGGCGCGGGCGCGGGGGCGGACCAGGTCCAGGCCCTCGGCGGCCTGCTCGGCGGCGATCATCACGGCAAGGAGCTGCAGGTCGAGCTCGACTTCGACGAGTTCGTGCGGCTGGCCCAGGAAGTGCTGCTCGACGACCTGCGGCTGCCGGCGTTTCACGACCCGGGGCGCGCCGGCGAGGTGGAGGCCCAGGAACAGGTCGAGCTCGACGACCTGGACCGGATCGGCCTCAAGGCCGATCTGAACCTCGAGGAAACGATGCTGCAGAGCCTGCTGCGCAATACGCGGGAGCGGGGGACGCCGGACTACGACGTCGACGTGCGGCAGGACGCCTGGTACTTCACCGAGGACCCGACGACCTTCCAGAACAACCGCTCCGTCGAGGTGTACGTCCTCGACATCTCCGGTTCGATGCGCGGCGAGTATCTGGCCCTGGTGCGCAAGACCATCTTCATCCTCTGGCACTACCTGGAGCGCCGCTACCCCACCAACCTGCGGCGGTACGTGGTGTTCCAGGACGTGGCCGAGGAGAAGACGCGGGACGAGTTCTTCTGCATCGAGTCGAGCGGCGGGACGCACATCAGCACCGGGTTCGAGAAGGCCGTCGCCCTGCTCGATGGCGTCACGGAGTACGACAAGTTCCTCTTCATGTTCACCGACGGCGAGACGAGTTCGGGCGACTTCGATCTGGCCAAGAAGCGGTTCGACGAGTCGCTCGGCGCCTTCGACCTGGTGTGTTACGGCCATGTGAACCCCGGCGGCCGCGGCATCGGCGGGTTCAGCGAGTTCGTCCAGGAGGCCGTCCGGAGCCGGGACGGCGCGATGTTCGCCAACCTCGTCGACCTGGAGACGATCCGCACCGCGATGCGCGACTTCCTCGGCTTCTTCGACTCGCGCGCGGCGCGCCGGCCGCACGCCGCGGCGGCGCGGAGGGACTGA
- a CDS encoding SpoVR family protein: MLQGPLVEYEGVIGRLETLARDRGLAFDPVVFQMTDSDEIAEVASMGLPNRFVHWYWGGVYKELVTQQNKDVFNILELVLNTAPSHAFLRSTNSYLENVLVIAHVFGHADFFANNHWYQKSNKNMLNEAERHARMIRGCERQYGRERVEKLLDALLTVATTVNAFERSPKERRRRLMYYLEERAPLEDFERSVLEAIREEAEYFDLIQRTHIINEGWATFVEAELLMRHLTAQQWASISVHLCNRPAPYTIGYTLFKSIRDEDGFGRVLEMRRFYEDVSLIDQALTEDLVRRLDLFVYDPKEKQKSYDLQKVKEMLINQKLYKGDPRIEVDPSSCGRDLLLVHQDEDRKLEPKRIGLFLKAVYTLWRNPVKLRANGKVYTHDRRGLSST, encoded by the coding sequence GTGCTGCAGGGTCCGCTCGTCGAGTACGAGGGCGTGATCGGCCGGCTCGAGACGCTGGCCCGCGACCGAGGCCTCGCGTTCGATCCCGTCGTCTTTCAGATGACCGACAGCGACGAGATCGCCGAAGTGGCCAGCATGGGGCTCCCGAACCGCTTCGTCCACTGGTACTGGGGCGGCGTGTACAAGGAGCTCGTCACGCAGCAGAACAAGGACGTGTTCAACATCCTCGAGCTCGTGCTCAACACCGCGCCGTCGCACGCGTTTCTGCGCAGCACCAACTCGTACCTCGAAAACGTGCTGGTCATCGCGCACGTGTTCGGGCACGCGGACTTCTTCGCGAACAACCACTGGTACCAGAAATCCAACAAGAACATGCTGAACGAAGCCGAGCGCCACGCGCGGATGATCCGCGGGTGCGAGCGGCAGTACGGCCGCGAGCGCGTCGAGAAGCTCCTTGACGCCCTGCTCACGGTCGCGACGACGGTCAACGCCTTCGAGCGCAGCCCGAAGGAGCGGCGCCGCCGGCTCATGTACTACCTCGAGGAGCGAGCGCCCCTGGAGGACTTCGAGCGCAGCGTCCTGGAGGCGATCCGCGAGGAGGCCGAGTACTTCGACCTGATTCAGCGCACGCACATCATCAACGAGGGCTGGGCGACCTTCGTCGAGGCGGAGCTGCTGATGCGGCATCTCACGGCGCAGCAGTGGGCCAGCATCTCGGTGCATCTCTGCAACCGGCCGGCGCCCTACACGATCGGATATACGCTTTTCAAGTCGATCCGCGACGAAGACGGCTTTGGCCGCGTGCTCGAGATGCGCCGCTTCTACGAGGACGTCAGCCTGATCGATCAGGCGCTCACGGAAGACCTGGTGCGCCGGCTCGATCTCTTCGTCTACGATCCGAAGGAGAAGCAGAAGAGCTACGATCTTCAGAAGGTCAAAGAGATGCTGATCAACCAGAAGCTCTACAAGGGGGATCCGCGGATCGAAGTCGACCCGTCGTCCTGCGGCCGGGACCTGCTGCTGGTCCACCAGGACGAGGACCGCAAGCTCGAGCCCAAGCGCATCGGCCTGTTCCTGAAGGCGGTCTATACCCTCTGGCGCAACCCGGTGAAGCTCCGCGCGAACGGCAAGGTCTATACGCACGACCGGCGGGGTCTGTCCTCGACGTAG
- a CDS encoding DUF402 domain-containing protein gives MNVLEVKRRLDGSVRTYPCEAVEVAGDRAVLLYRLPGPGRVADLALPAGTVTMAYYWTDRPYNVYHWIAAAGGTLAYYFNLSGPVRIGRERLEWEDLEVDVLVTPDGRVRVLDEDAVPADAAGRLPEIARARDRVLAEWPAVTADVERASRAALARA, from the coding sequence GTGAACGTTCTCGAGGTCAAGCGCCGCCTCGACGGCAGCGTGCGCACCTATCCGTGCGAGGCCGTCGAGGTCGCCGGGGACCGCGCGGTGCTTCTCTACCGGCTGCCCGGTCCCGGCCGGGTCGCGGATCTCGCGCTGCCCGCCGGCACCGTCACCATGGCCTACTACTGGACCGATCGTCCCTACAACGTCTACCACTGGATTGCCGCCGCCGGCGGCACGCTCGCCTACTACTTCAATCTCAGCGGACCGGTTCGCATCGGGCGCGAGCGCCTGGAGTGGGAGGATCTCGAGGTGGACGTGCTCGTGACACCCGACGGGCGGGTCCGCGTGCTGGACGAAGACGCCGTGCCGGCGGACGCCGCCGGGCGGCTCCCCGAGATCGCCCGCGCGCGGGACCGCGTGCTGGCCGAGTGGCCGGCCGTGACGGCCGACGTCGAGCGGGCGTCCCGGGCGGCGCTTGCGCGGGCATGA
- a CDS encoding glucose 1-dehydrogenase: protein MTPSDAGSDAGSDAPSGAGQAGRGPRLRGRVALVTGSSRGIGRAIAQAFAREGAAVVVNAVRSIADARAVAQAITSGGGRAVAIQADVARAADARRLVAETARAFGRLDVLVNNAGITDRTPFREIDEDTWNRMMQVHVTGPFFAAQAAAEPMTAQGGGVIINIASMRGIDPGTGAVHYNVSKAAVIMLTRCLARDLAPQVRVNAIAPGYTETAFHAGRTIADRQAIASRIPLGRFAQPDEVAKAAVFLASDDASYTTGHTLVLSGGVVL from the coding sequence ATGACCCCGTCTGACGCGGGGTCTGACGCGGGGTCCGACGCCCCGTCTGGCGCGGGGCAGGCGGGGCGAGGGCCACGCCTGCGGGGGCGGGTGGCCCTCGTCACGGGCTCGAGCCGCGGGATCGGCCGCGCGATCGCACAGGCCTTCGCGCGCGAGGGCGCCGCCGTGGTCGTGAACGCCGTCCGCTCCATCGCCGACGCGCGGGCCGTGGCGCAGGCGATCACATCCGGCGGGGGCAGGGCCGTTGCGATCCAGGCGGACGTGGCGCGGGCCGCCGACGCCCGGCGGCTCGTCGCCGAGACCGCCCGCGCGTTCGGCCGTCTCGACGTGCTGGTGAACAACGCCGGGATCACCGACCGCACGCCGTTTCGCGAGATCGATGAGGACACCTGGAACCGGATGATGCAGGTGCACGTCACGGGGCCGTTCTTCGCGGCGCAGGCGGCCGCGGAGCCGATGACGGCGCAGGGCGGCGGCGTGATCATCAACATCGCGTCGATGCGCGGCATCGACCCGGGGACCGGCGCGGTGCACTACAACGTGAGCAAGGCGGCGGTGATCATGCTGACACGGTGTCTGGCCCGCGACCTGGCGCCGCAGGTGCGGGTGAACGCGATCGCGCCCGGCTACACGGAAACGGCGTTCCACGCCGGCCGCACGATCGCCGACCGCCAGGCGATCGCGTCGCGGATTCCGCTCGGACGGTTTGCGCAGCCGGACGAAGTGGCGAAGGCGGCCGTGTTCCTGGCGTCGGACGACGCGTCGTACACCACCGGACACACGCTGGTGCTCTCCGGCGGCGTCGTGCTGTAG
- a CDS encoding bifunctional nuclease family protein, whose protein sequence is MITMKVKTVAMDQQMNPVVLLVDQAETLALPIWIGGSEAQSIALQLQGVQMPRPMTHDLIKQLLHHLTVSISKIVVTDIQNGTYFAEIHLQRNGTEVVVDSRPSDAIAIALRTATPIFVEDKVAATAIQLKKAFDEHEVEEFKRFIENVKPADFAKKLKDS, encoded by the coding sequence ATGATCACCATGAAGGTCAAAACGGTCGCGATGGACCAGCAGATGAATCCGGTCGTGCTGCTGGTCGATCAGGCCGAGACGCTCGCGCTCCCGATCTGGATCGGGGGCTCCGAGGCGCAGTCGATCGCGCTTCAGCTGCAGGGCGTCCAGATGCCCCGCCCGATGACCCACGATCTGATCAAGCAGTTGCTGCACCATCTCACCGTCAGCATCAGCAAGATCGTCGTCACGGACATTCAAAACGGCACCTACTTCGCGGAGATCCATCTGCAGCGCAACGGCACCGAGGTGGTCGTCGACTCGCGGCCCAGCGACGCCATCGCGATCGCCCTGCGCACCGCGACGCCGATCTTCGTCGAGGACAAGGTCGCGGCGACCGCGATCCAGCTCAAGAAGGCCTTCGACGAGCACGAAGTGGAAGAGTTCAAGCGGTTCATCGAAAACGTCAAGCCCGCCGACTTCGCCAAGAAGCTGAAAGACTCGTAG